In a genomic window of Mus caroli unplaced genomic scaffold, CAROLI_EIJ_v1.1 scaffold_18719_1, whole genome shotgun sequence:
- the Ly6k gene encoding lymphocyte antigen 6K has translation MAFLVTLLVVLGLQLVQSNAITCHVCEAENSYACSNPSQCPGEKKFCLLVVTRIFERFFYVSKQCTRRCSTPVVSLPSPPSQGTSEGFLLEKPTPFLYIKCCEWDSCNSEGPPAVPLLKEQPGKASERRHRYIELLLPGFMVLTANGLSALCLL, from the exons ATGGCGTTCCTAGTGACCTTGCTCGTAGTTCTGGGCTTACAGTTGGTGCAGAGTAACG CGATCACCTGCCATGTGTGTGAGGCGGAGAACAGCTATGCCTGCTCGAATCCATCCCAGTGCCCTGGAGAAAAGAAATTCTGTTTGTTGGTTGTCACAC GAATATTCGAACGTTTCTTCTATGTGTCGAAACAGTGCACCCGAAGGTGTTCAACACCCGTAGTCAGCTTGCCTAGCCCTCCTTCTCAAGGAACTTCTGAGGGGTTTTTGTTAGAAAAACCCACGCCCTTCCTATATATAAAGTGCTGTGAATGGGACTCATGTAATAGTGAGGGGCCACCTGCCGTCCCGCTCTTAAAGGAACAGCCTGGAAAAGCCAGTGAGAGAAGACATAGGTACATTGAGTTGTTACTGCCTGGCTTCATGGTCCTTACTGCTAATGGCCTCTCAGCCCTCTGCCTGCTGTAA